A window of Bacillus toyonensis BCT-7112 genomic DNA:
CCCTACGCTGGAAGCTTTAGCAAATGCTGATGATGAAGAAGTATTAAAAGCATGGGAAGGTTTAGGGTATTATTCTAGAGCACGAAATTTACACACGGCTGTAAAAGAGGTAAAAGAAGTATATGGCGGGATAGTACCGAGTGATGTAAAGAAAATTGAAAAATTAAAAGGAGTGGGACCATATACAAAAGGTGCAATTTTAAGTATCGCATATGGTATACCAGAGCCAGCAGTTGACGGAAATGTTATGCGCGTGTTATCCCGTATTTTATCAGTATGGGATGACATTGCAAAACCGAAAACTAGAAAAGTGTTTGAAGAGATTGTGCGGGAAATTATTTCAGCTGAAAATCCATCTTATTTTAATCAAGGTTTGATGGAATTAGGTGCACTAATTTGTATTCCTAAAAATCCAGCATGCTTACTTTGTCCTGTACGTGAGCATTGTAGGGGATATGCTGAAGGTGTTCAAAAAGAACTACCAGTAAAAAGTAAAGCGAAAGCTCCTACAATGGTACCGCTTGTTGCAGGAGTACTTCAAACTGAAGATGGTCGTTACGTTATTAATAAACGTCCAAGTAGCGGATTATTAGCTAATATGTGGGAGTTTCCGAATATTGAACTTGGCGAAGGGATTCGAAGTCAGAAAGAACAGCTTATAGATTATATGAAGGAAAAGTTTGAGCTTTCGATTTCTATTGATGAGTACGCAATGAATGTGCAACATACGTTTACGCATCGCACCTGGGATATATTCGTATTTTACGGAAAAGTAACTGGTGATATTGTTGAAACAGATACATTAAAGTTTGTATCGAAAGAAGCATTTGAGCAGTTACCTTTCTCTAAATCGCATCGTACGATTTATGAGAGTTGTGTTGAGAAAATTACAATGCAATAAACAAAAAAAGTGTTCCCTAGATTGGGAACACTTTTTTAATCGTAAGAAATTTTTGTCCCATGAGTCCAACTGGCATCACCTTCTTGTAAGCCACCTCTTGATTCAATTTCTACTACAATTTCTTTATAAATACTTTGACCTTCTGCGTTTAAATAGGGCAAAATCTGTTGTAATGAATGATGAAAATAAGCTAATTCATCTTCTTTCCATTCATTTTTTGAAATCATCGTTAGTTCAGTCATATCGCGTCCTATATACATATTTCCACCTCCGTACCCTATAGTTTGAATGAGTATTAAGAGATATATGCGGAAATTTTTCAACAGAAAATTACGGATAGTTTCTGGTTGAATTGGTTACATTATTGATTGTGGAGGTGAGAAAGATGAGTAAAAAACAACAAGGTTATAACAAGGCAACTTCTGGTGCTAGCATTCAAAGTACAAATGCTAGTTATGGTACAGAGTTTGCGACTGAAACAAATGTACAAGCAGTAAAACAAGCAAACGCACAATCAGAAGCAAAGAAAGCACAAGCTTCTGGTGCACAAAGTGCAAACGCTAGTTATGGTACAGAATTTGCAACTGAAACAGATGTGCATGCTGTGAAAAAACAAAATGCAAAATCAGCTGCAAAACAATCACAATCTTCTAGTTCAAACGAGTA
This region includes:
- the mutY gene encoding A/G-specific adenine glycosylase — translated: MTLEILEKFNIEQFQNDLIGWFEKEQRDLPWRKNKDPYRVWVSEIMLQQTRVEAVKPYYANFMGKFPTLEALANADDEEVLKAWEGLGYYSRARNLHTAVKEVKEVYGGIVPSDVKKIEKLKGVGPYTKGAILSIAYGIPEPAVDGNVMRVLSRILSVWDDIAKPKTRKVFEEIVREIISAENPSYFNQGLMELGALICIPKNPACLLCPVREHCRGYAEGVQKELPVKSKAKAPTMVPLVAGVLQTEDGRYVINKRPSSGLLANMWEFPNIELGEGIRSQKEQLIDYMKEKFELSISIDEYAMNVQHTFTHRTWDIFVFYGKVTGDIVETDTLKFVSKEAFEQLPFSKSHRTIYESCVEKITMQ
- a CDS encoding gamma-type small acid-soluble spore protein gives rise to the protein MSKKQQGYNKATSGASIQSTNASYGTEFATETNVQAVKQANAQSEAKKAQASGAQSANASYGTEFATETDVHAVKKQNAKSAAKQSQSSSSNE